The Gammaproteobacteria bacterium DNA window CGGTGACGACATAGCCGCCGACGGCGTTGCCGGCGGCCAGCACGACGCCGATGAAGCCGACGACGAGGCTGGTCAGGTCGTCCGGGTCGGCGCGCCCGAGCACGACCATCGCGCCCACCAGCACGATGCCGTGGACGAAGTTTGAACCCGACATCAGCGGCGTGTGCAAAATCGAGGGCACACGGCTGATGACCTCGTAGCCGGTGAAGGCCGACAGCATGAAGATATACAGTGCGATGATTCCGACAATTTCCGCTTCCGCGCTCATGGTGACTCCTGGTGTGGTTGGTGTTGGGTGTTGGGTGGTTGGTGTTTGCCTGGTTGGCGTTCGTCTGGTTGGCGTTCGTCTGGTTGGCGTTCGTTTGGTTGGTGCTTGTCCGGTTGCAATGGCTTGTTGGCGCGGGCCGCCGCGCGTCAGCCGCCCCGCTTGTTCGCGCCTTCGCCGGTCAGGCAGGCGCCTTGCAGGATGTCGTCGTCCCAGTCGAACGACAGGTTGCCGTCGTCATCAAGCATCAGTTTCAGCAGGTTGTGCAGGTTGCGCGAATACATCACGCTGGAATGGGTCGGCAGGCGGCTCGGCACATTCAGCGGCGCGTGCACCGTAACGCCGTGGTGGGTTTCGGTGGCGCCGGGGGTGCCGAGTTCGCAGTTGCCGCCGCCGTCCGCCGCCGCGTCCACGATGACCGAACCGGGCTTCATCGAGCGCACCATGTCGGCGCTGATGATCTTCGGCGCCGGGCGCCCCGGAATCAGCGCCGTGGTGACGACGATGTCGGCGTCGGCGATGCTTTTGGCCAGCAACTCGCGCTGCTTTTTCTTTTCATCGTCGGTCAGTTCGCGCGCGTAGCCGCCCTCGTCGTCGGCTTCAATGTCGGGAAACACAAAACGCGCGCCGAGCGACTCGACCTGCTCCTTCGCCACCGCGCGCACATCCGTCGCCATGACAATCGCGCCGAGGCGCTTTGCCGTCGCAATCGCCTGCAAGCCGGCGACGCCGGTGCCGATGACAAACGCGCTGGCCGGGCGGATGGTGCCCGCCGGCGTCGTCAGCATCGGGATAAAACGCGGCAGATGGCCGGCGCCCATCAGCACCGCCACATAGCCGATGACCGAGCGCTGCGACGACAGCGCGTCCATCGCCTGCGCCCGCGTCGTGCGCGGCAGCAGTTCCAGCGCGAAACTGGTGATGCCCTTGCGCTTGAAAACCTCCGCCGTCTGCGGCTGGCCGTGCGGGTCGAGAAAACCGGCGACGATGCAGCCGTCGGCCAGGCGGTCGGCGGCGTCGGGCGAAAACGGCGTGACGCACAGCACAATGCCGGCCTGTTTCAGCACCGCGTCGTTGTCCGACAGCGACGCGCCGGCCTCTGTGTAGAGTTCGTCGGCAAACCCCGCCGCCGCGCCGGCGCCGCGCGCCACCGCCACCGTGAGGCCCGCGTCCACCAGCGCGCGCGCCGTTTCCGGCGCCAGTGCGACGCGCTTCTCAAGTTCGGTCGTCTCCGACAAGACGCCAACGCACGGCTGGCTTGATTGGCTCACTGTGTTCTCCTGGATAAGGTCGGTTCAGGCGGCTCCGGGCGGTTTCCGCCCCCCGCAAGGCGGCGGAGTATAGCAGACAACCGGCCCGCCGGGGTCAATTCGGCGCATATTATAGGGGAATTTTATACTTGACGCCACCGCCTGCGGTGGAATAATTGCGGTATTCTTTGCACCCGCGCGCCGCAAGCGCGCCGGGCGGCGGGCCATTATTTTGCAAGTACTGCGAGGAACCCCTTGAAAACAATGACATTGATTCCCGGCAGGACCAGCAAGCAGGGCACTTCGCTGAACGCCGGCAAACTGAAGGCCGAATACCTTGAGGTCACCTCGACGGTGGAGATGAACGAAAACGACATGAAGAAAATGAAACTGAAAGACGGCGACCGCGTGCGCCTGCGTTCGCCGGAGGGCGAGGTGGTTGTTACCTGCCGGCCAAAGAAGGCGTCGGACTTGCCGTCTGGTATAATTTTCATGGCCTACGGCCCGTCATCGAGCGAGTTGATGGGCAGCGACACGGCGGGCAGCGGCATGCCGCTGTCGAAACAGATTGAAGTCCGGGTCGAGGCCGCCGGCGCCGGCAAAAGCGGCTGAATTGT harbors:
- a CDS encoding NAD(P) transhydrogenase subunit alpha yields the protein MVGIIALYIFMLSAFTGYEVISRVPSILHTPLMSGSNFVHGIVLVGAMVVLGRADPDDLTSLVVGFIGVVLAAGNAVGGYVVTERMLGMFKQSNDAK
- a CDS encoding NAD(P) transhydrogenase subunit alpha; the encoded protein is MSQSSQPCVGVLSETTELEKRVALAPETARALVDAGLTVAVARGAGAAAGFADELYTEAGASLSDNDAVLKQAGIVLCVTPFSPDAADRLADGCIVAGFLDPHGQPQTAEVFKRKGITSFALELLPRTTRAQAMDALSSQRSVIGYVAVLMGAGHLPRFIPMLTTPAGTIRPASAFVIGTGVAGLQAIATAKRLGAIVMATDVRAVAKEQVESLGARFVFPDIEADDEGGYARELTDDEKKKQRELLAKSIADADIVVTTALIPGRPAPKIISADMVRSMKPGSVIVDAAADGGGNCELGTPGATETHHGVTVHAPLNVPSRLPTHSSVMYSRNLHNLLKLMLDDDGNLSFDWDDDILQGACLTGEGANKRGG